Genomic window (Magnolia sinica isolate HGM2019 chromosome 6, MsV1, whole genome shotgun sequence):
GACCTTGCATTGCTATCTTAATGGCAGATGCAGTAAAAACCAGCCTAGCAGAGATGGAGAGTCGGACCATGCAGCCGATGCAAGCAAAGCTGGTGTGGGCGTGGTGAGAATGGAAATGGCGTTTCATGTGGACAGAgagaattcagagaaagtgatGTGTGCTGTTTGCCTGGATGAGATCCGGGCCAGACAGATGGTGATAAGCCTACCATGTTCCCACACCTACCACTCTCATTGCCTTCTACCATGGCTCAATGTTCATTCACATTGCCCTTACTGTAGGACCAATGTTCAATCTTGATATTTCCTTAATGTGCTGGTCCATTTCTTTTGATGGGTTGATTTTATTAGTCGACCATTGAGGTTTCATGGCACCCTCTTTGACTGTACCCttattctattatattttcaatacatatcttttttttgtacctataattttattaattataaagtagtttattttttctaaacaaacaagctaaaatatagggcAACTACTTTataagtcatgttgtgtagtaccaatctatttgggagagagaaatctggtgtatcttattagcttgagcaACTGGAAATGACATGGACTAATGAAACCCaacggcattggaatttcttgtgccttcatcACAAACGacctacactcaattataatttataaggaacttatatatcaaTTAGGTTCGGGTTAGGTCGGCAACCCTTAGACCTCAACTGGAgaccgacccaagttttattgagttaGTATTTGTATAGCCCAATCTTGacaccaaacccaatacatcctgccaCCCAAGTCAAGTTCAACGCTAGTGCCACCAAGCTTTAGAACTATGATTGACTAGCCTTATTTTTACGTAATCCCAAATGGTAGTGGATTCAGTCGGACAGAGAACACGGAGCCCCCGTTAATGTATTTGTTGCACATCAAAGTCGTggatccattttaccatatcgtaagtagatccaaatctcaagtggatcacaccacaggaaacaatgttgattgaccattaaaaacttcttgtgagccacaaaagtttttaaccaagattataaaaaaaaaaattcattcatctaggtttgtatgaccataccaacagattggattgaaACATAAGCCTTATgatggccctacaaagtttttaatggtggacgtttagtcACCACTGTTTTCAGTAGTGTGGCCGATTGAGATTTGAGTCTACctatttctcaaaatcatgacACAAAATGATCTcgaataatggatggacggcgtggatatacaaaaaattacgtcaaggtgggccccacaatggctACCTGACCGAACATAGCCTTAACCATGACCTGACCAAATCCGCTCCCGCGTAGAAaaggacacggattagctattgacaggttgagtggccacacttgttactaaagtgacatcatcaccaagttttgtgggtcgaACCATGTTGTAtgtcttgtatccacaccgtctatttattTGTAggcatgaggcaaaaaatgagtcagatctaaagctcgAATGAACcgaccacataaaacaatggatagaatgagtcaaatccaacacagaaatttgtgtttttccttaggtcctgtttgatttttcatataaGAGATAATTACCTAGTAAATGGGCAATAATTACTTACCCAGGTAAGGCGTGGACAGCCAAACTTTTCAGCGCTAGAACAAAAGATGACTGCCAAAtgaatgtagggcccactgtgatgtacatgccgtatccacaccgttcatcatatatgtcagcctcatttagggtgtgaacccaaaaatgaggcagatccaaagctcctgtggaccacaccacaagaaatagtggaattTGGATGCCTACCATATAAAAATTTGTGTGgccctcaaaagtttttgatgaagcttatatttgtgtttacccctaatcaatgtttttatgacttcatgaacaaattagatgacaaataaacattaacgtGGGCTGGATgaacaaaataacttttaatggtggacgttaaaagccattgtttcctatggtatgggccACTTGTGCATTGCATCTGTCTCAATTTTGAACTTATGCCCTAAAATCTACagataaaaatagatggacgatgtggatatgtca
Coding sequences:
- the LOC131249396 gene encoding E3 ubiquitin-protein ligase SIRP1-like translates to MAGMLPGVEVARKRRIHHHHLDDNTREPCFLRSRIAPSTTTAMDETALKARTRLEEKLRGVGYRCSKNQPSRDGESDHAADASKAGVGVVRMEMAFHVDRENSEKVMCAVCLDEIRARQMVISLPCSHTYHSHCLLPWLNVHSHCPYCRTNVQS